The Thermoleophilaceae bacterium DNA segment GGTCCGAGAGTGCGGACAGGTCCGAACAGCGGATCCTCCGCGGGTCGGTACGACCGCCGGCCGGGATCAGGGCTTGAGTTGCGTTCGAAGCTCTTGCGCAAGTTGAACTGCGGCTTCGATTTCGACGCGCCTGATCGAGACGCTCTCGACATTGATCCCGAAGGGCACACCCAGTGTGCGGCAGTAGGCCATGAGTTCGGTTGCTGTCGCGAGCGCCTGCTGATGGGAGGCTTCGAGTGGGTCGGCGGCGTGCTTTAGATCATTCTCAATCCATCTCGGGACATCGACGCCGAGCCACCGGAGAAATTCGAGCGTCTTCATCGATCCGCACACCGAGAACGTGAAGACGAAAGGCGCTGCTGCGATCCCTCGCGCCTCGCACTCATAGTGGTAGTCGGAGATGAGGTTCTTCGCCGCGTTGAGGTCGTAGACGACCTGAGTCACGAAGAACCGACACCCAGCGTCCTGCTTGGCAAGGAGCCGCAAGTGCTCATCGTCACGCCGACTATGGCGCTCAGGGATCGCCACACCGCCCAGCGCCAAGCTCGGATTCACCTCACGCCGCAGCGCTTGAGCGTCCGCGAGGGAGGTCCGTGCATTTGCGGTGCGCGACGCTGCCCCGACAAGAACCGTCATCACCTTCGCCGGATCTTGCGCCGACAGCCACGAGCGCAAATCCTCCGGGGCGTACTTGCCGACGGCGCGGTACACGATGACCGGTGTTGACCATGTCCCGAGGTGATCGGCGAGGTAATCGGCGGGGTCCAGGGTCGGCATGAACGGAAAGGGCCGTTCGGCGGCATTCCGCTCGGATTCGTCGTCAATGTCGTAAAGGATCAGGCCGTCCAGGCCCAGCGGGCGAAGCCGAGCGACTGTTGTGTCGGCGATCGCTTGGGCACGTTCGCGATCCGTCGCGAGACGCGGCGGAGTCAAGGCGAAGAGCAGAAACTCGCCCTGGCCGTCCTGAATGCGCCGGATCAGGTCCACAGGCCAGACAGTATTGAGCTGGT contains these protein-coding regions:
- a CDS encoding methylenetetrahydrofolate reductase, producing MTNQLNTVWPVDLIRRIQDGQGEFLLFALTPPRLATDRERAQAIADTTVARLRPLGLDGLILYDIDDESERNAAERPFPFMPTLDPADYLADHLGTWSTPVIVYRAVGKYAPEDLRSWLSAQDPAKVMTVLVGAASRTANARTSLADAQALRREVNPSLALGGVAIPERHSRRDDEHLRLLAKQDAGCRFFVTQVVYDLNAAKNLISDYHYECEARGIAAAPFVFTFSVCGSMKTLEFLRWLGVDVPRWIENDLKHAADPLEASHQQALATATELMAYCRTLGVPFGINVESVSIRRVEIEAAVQLAQELRTQLKP